In the genome of Thunnus maccoyii chromosome 15, fThuMac1.1, whole genome shotgun sequence, one region contains:
- the LOC121912552 gene encoding receptor-transporting protein 3-like, producing MSRATDWIPSMWMDTFEELLDDDNELDYGDQWSLNFSYSQTASVTKEERKRGWKVYSHCAYGNFQCATCRKTWPSARVVVLFRYRLRSEAGRGTVIMRPFGQACRRCKEDVFELPGFSQEVVENTLLRLFGKIRKNCYGEDDDDDDGSSTSSTKVWTKPHEKTLCEACRMGICCQDD from the exons ATGAGCAGAGCTACAG ACTGGATTCCTTCCATGTGGATGGACACCTTTGAGGAGCTGCTGGATGATGACAATGAGCTGGACTATGGAGACCAGTGGTCTCTCAACTTCAGCTACAGCCAGACAGCCTCAGTCAccaaggaagagaggaaaagaggctGGAAAGTCTACAGCCACTGTGCCTATGGAAA TTTCCAGTGTGCAACCTGCCGCAAGACCTGGCCCTCAGCACGGGTGGTGGTGTTGTTCCGGTACCGGCTGAGGAGTGAGGCAGGCCGAGGGACCGTGATCATGCGGCCCTTCGGACAGGCCTGTCGCCGTTGCAAAGAGGATGTGTTTGAACTCCCAGGTTTTTCCCAGGAAGTGGTGGAAAACACCTTGCTCAGGCTGTTTGGCAAAATCCGTAAGAATTGCTATGGAGAGGATGACGACGATGACGATGGCTCCTCAACATCCTCTACTAAAGTGTGGACCAAACCCCACGAGAAGACCCTGTGTGAGGCCTGCAGAATGGGCATTTGTTGTCAGGATgactag